Proteins encoded by one window of Nocardia goodfellowii:
- a CDS encoding glycosyltransferase, with the protein MRIVQLANFYGPRSGGLRTALHHLGEGYVAAGHEVVLIVPGARRTEEMLPTGVLRITLPALPIPGTGGYRAADPRRVADVLSGLGPDVLEVSDRLTLRGFGRWARRRDVTGVMISHERLDRLLGQIMPGPAARRLADLANRRTARDYEIVVCTTDFARAEFERIGAPNVELVPLGVDLDLFSPHRRDGRLRANLGVPGHPLLVHCGRLSVEKRVDRSIEAVGELRRSGTEVRLIVAGDGPRREALERRARTVPALSGGRPAVHFTGFITDRAMVAKLLATADISLAPGPHETFGLAALEALAAGTPVVASRSSALADIVTPDCGAVAADDPAAFADAVTDVLALPPADRRKAARTRAEQFTWPRAVDRMLSVLQR; encoded by the coding sequence GTGCGCATAGTCCAACTGGCGAACTTCTACGGACCGCGATCGGGCGGACTGCGCACCGCCCTGCATCATTTGGGCGAGGGTTACGTCGCGGCGGGCCATGAGGTGGTGCTGATCGTGCCCGGCGCGCGCCGCACCGAGGAGATGCTGCCGACCGGCGTGCTGCGGATTACCTTGCCCGCCTTGCCGATTCCCGGGACCGGCGGCTATCGCGCCGCCGATCCGCGCCGCGTCGCGGATGTCCTGTCCGGGCTCGGGCCCGACGTCCTGGAGGTATCGGATCGCCTGACGCTGCGCGGTTTCGGTCGCTGGGCGCGCCGCCGGGACGTGACCGGGGTGATGATCTCGCACGAGCGGCTCGACCGCTTGCTCGGTCAGATCATGCCGGGCCCCGCCGCGCGAAGGCTCGCCGACCTGGCCAATCGGCGCACCGCGCGGGATTACGAAATCGTCGTCTGCACCACCGATTTCGCGCGGGCGGAATTCGAGCGGATCGGCGCGCCGAACGTCGAATTGGTCCCGCTCGGAGTCGATCTCGACCTGTTCAGCCCGCACCGCCGCGACGGCCGGCTGCGGGCGAACCTGGGCGTCCCCGGGCACCCGCTGCTGGTGCACTGCGGCCGGTTGTCGGTGGAGAAGCGGGTGGACCGCAGTATCGAGGCGGTCGGTGAACTGCGCAGGTCGGGCACCGAGGTCCGCCTGATAGTCGCCGGTGACGGTCCGCGGCGGGAGGCCCTGGAACGTCGCGCCCGCACGGTGCCCGCCCTGTCCGGAGGCCGGCCCGCCGTCCACTTCACCGGCTTCATCACCGACCGCGCCATGGTCGCGAAACTGCTTGCCACCGCCGACATTTCCCTCGCACCGGGTCCGCACGAAACCTTCGGCCTGGCCGCCCTCGAAGCCCTCGCCGCCGGCACGCCGGTGGTGGCCAGCCGGTCCTCGGCCCTCGCCGACATCGTCACGCCCGACTGCGGCGCCGTCGCCGCCGACGACCCCGCCGCCTTCGCCGATGCCGTCACCGACGTGCTCGCCCTGCCGCCCGCGGACCGCAGAAAAGCGGCCCGCACCCGGGCGGAGCAGTTCACCTGGCCCCGCGCGGTCGACCGCATGCTCTCCGTCCTCCAGCGCTAG
- a CDS encoding SDR family oxidoreductase, whose translation MRRRRTEVRGAKTLVTGAASGIGRATALAAAGAGAELVLTDINAAGLAETGALIRSAGGVVLAARALDITDYDAVTAFAEEVHAAHGSLDIVMNVAGHSIWGTVENLEHQHWRRMVEVNLMGPIHVIESFVPEMVRAGRGGALVNVSSAAGLIALPWHAAYSAGKYGIRGVSEVLRFDLEPHGISVHLVAPGAVNTPLVRSFELVGIDKEEPRVARLTTEFTKHAVPPEKVARAILTGIERNRFLVYSSPDIRFGYWWARKFALPYEFVIRRMSARFNRLLSASRARS comes from the coding sequence TTGAGGCGGCGGCGGACCGAGGTGCGGGGCGCGAAGACTCTGGTGACCGGCGCGGCGAGTGGGATCGGCCGGGCGACCGCCCTGGCCGCGGCCGGCGCGGGAGCCGAACTCGTACTCACCGATATCAACGCGGCGGGGCTGGCGGAGACCGGCGCGCTGATCCGGTCCGCGGGCGGCGTCGTATTGGCCGCGCGCGCACTGGATATCACCGACTACGACGCCGTGACAGCCTTCGCTGAGGAGGTGCATGCCGCGCACGGCAGTCTCGACATCGTCATGAACGTCGCGGGTCATTCCATCTGGGGAACCGTGGAGAACCTGGAGCATCAGCACTGGCGGCGAATGGTCGAGGTGAATCTGATGGGGCCGATTCACGTGATCGAGAGCTTCGTGCCCGAGATGGTGCGCGCGGGCCGGGGCGGCGCGCTGGTGAACGTGTCCTCGGCCGCGGGCTTGATCGCGTTGCCGTGGCACGCGGCCTACAGCGCGGGCAAGTACGGCATCCGGGGCGTGTCCGAGGTGCTCCGATTCGACTTGGAGCCGCACGGGATCTCGGTGCATCTGGTGGCGCCCGGGGCGGTGAACACTCCGCTGGTGCGGTCGTTCGAGCTGGTCGGGATCGACAAGGAAGAACCCCGGGTCGCCCGGCTCACAACGGAATTCACCAAGCACGCGGTACCGCCGGAGAAGGTGGCGCGGGCCATCCTCACCGGTATCGAGCGCAATCGGTTCCTCGTCTACAGCTCGCCGGACATCCGGTTCGGCTACTGGTGGGCCCGGAAGTTCGCTCTGCCTTACGAATTCGTGATCCGGCGGATGAGCGCGCGGTTCAACCGGCTGCTGTCTGCGTCCCGGGCTCGCAGTTGA
- the soxR gene encoding redox-sensitive transcriptional activator SoxR, translating to MTTADWRTKELTPGQLSERSGVAVSALHFYEREGLITSRRTSGNQRRYARETLRRVAFIRISQRVGIPLSEIRAALDKLPEGRTPTRRDWETLSTTWRSDLDDRITQLIRLRDNLTGCIGCGCLSLGSCKLVNERDQLGAQGPGAVVLDTHINCPPGKNAVNCEPGTQTAAG from the coding sequence ATGACGACAGCCGATTGGCGAACAAAGGAGCTGACCCCCGGGCAGCTGTCCGAGCGTAGCGGAGTGGCGGTCTCCGCGTTGCACTTCTACGAACGCGAGGGCCTGATCACCAGCCGCCGGACCAGCGGCAACCAACGCCGCTACGCGCGAGAAACCTTGCGGCGCGTGGCATTCATCCGTATCTCGCAGCGAGTCGGCATACCGCTCAGCGAGATTCGCGCGGCCCTGGACAAGCTCCCCGAGGGCCGCACGCCCACCCGTCGCGACTGGGAAACTCTGTCCACCACCTGGCGCAGCGACCTCGACGATCGGATCACCCAGCTGATTCGCTTGCGCGACAACCTGACCGGGTGCATCGGCTGCGGCTGCCTGTCGCTGGGCAGTTGCAAACTGGTGAACGAGCGCGATCAGCTCGGTGCGCAGGGTCCGGGCGCCGTCGTCCTGGATACCCACATCAACTGCCCGCCCGGGAAGAACGCCGTCAACTGCGAGCCCGGGACGCAGACAGCAGCCGGTTGA
- the arcA gene encoding arginine deiminase, translating to MGADAQPRAEAQLGVTSEVGTLRTVLLHRPGDELRRLTPRNNDQLLFDGIPWVERAQQEHDTFAGVLRDRGVEVLLLADLLAETLAVSGAARIQGISSAVDARKLGHQLADELAAYLRGVPAGELADLLMAGMTFDELPFGPDAASLVRRMHHGGDFVITPLPNLLFTRDSSFWVGPRVAITSLALPARMRETSLTDLIYAFHPRFLGVRRAYESHTAPIEGGDVLLLAPGVVAVGVGERTSPAGAEALARSLFDDDLAHTVLVVPIAQNRATMHLDTVCTMVDTDAVVMYPAVRDTLQAFTIHREDNGGVSMRGPDPFLPAAAEAMGIGKLRVIDTGLDGVTAEREQWDDGNNTLAVAPGVVIAYERNEMTNVRLADAGIEVLRIPGSELGSGRGGPRCMSCPLSRDAV from the coding sequence ATGGGAGCAGACGCACAACCCCGCGCCGAAGCGCAGCTCGGCGTGACCTCCGAAGTCGGAACCCTGCGCACGGTGCTACTGCACCGGCCGGGTGACGAACTCCGGCGGTTGACCCCGCGCAACAACGACCAACTGCTGTTCGACGGCATCCCCTGGGTGGAGCGCGCGCAGCAGGAACACGACACATTCGCTGGAGTGTTGCGTGACCGCGGAGTCGAGGTGCTGCTGCTGGCCGACCTGCTCGCCGAAACCCTCGCCGTCAGCGGCGCGGCGCGGATTCAGGGCATTTCCTCGGCGGTGGACGCGCGCAAGCTCGGACATCAGCTCGCCGACGAACTCGCCGCATACCTGCGCGGCGTCCCCGCCGGGGAACTGGCCGACCTGCTGATGGCGGGCATGACCTTCGACGAGCTACCCTTCGGCCCGGACGCCGCCTCCCTCGTGCGCCGGATGCACCACGGCGGCGATTTCGTCATCACCCCGCTGCCGAATCTGCTGTTCACCCGCGACTCCTCGTTCTGGGTCGGCCCGCGAGTGGCGATCACCTCCCTCGCGCTGCCCGCCCGGATGCGGGAAACCTCGCTCACCGACCTCATCTACGCCTTCCATCCCCGCTTCCTGGGCGTGCGCCGGGCCTACGAATCACACACCGCGCCGATAGAGGGCGGTGACGTGCTGCTGCTCGCGCCGGGCGTGGTGGCGGTGGGCGTGGGCGAGCGCACCTCGCCCGCGGGCGCGGAAGCCTTGGCGCGCAGCCTGTTCGACGACGACCTCGCGCACACCGTGCTGGTGGTGCCGATCGCGCAGAACCGGGCCACGATGCACCTCGACACCGTCTGCACCATGGTCGACACCGACGCCGTGGTGATGTACCCCGCCGTGCGGGATACCTTGCAGGCCTTCACCATTCATCGCGAGGACAACGGCGGGGTGAGCATGCGCGGGCCGGACCCGTTCCTGCCGGCGGCCGCGGAGGCGATGGGTATCGGGAAGCTGCGGGTCATCGACACCGGGCTCGACGGGGTCACCGCCGAACGCGAGCAATGGGACGACGGCAACAACACTCTCGCCGTCGCACCAGGAGTGGTGATCGCCTACGAACGCAACGAAATGACCAATGTGCGGCTCGCCGACGCCGGAATCGAGGTGCTCCGGATCCCCGGATCCGAGCTCGGCTCGGGGCGCGGCGGCCCCCGCTGTATGTCCTGCCCATTATCCCGAGATGCCGTGTGA
- a CDS encoding GntR family transcriptional regulator: MFALTIDHDSSVPPYEQLRLGVLAQVRSGELTAGTKIPTVRALAAELGLAPNTVARAYRELEADGVLETRGRQGSFIASSGDPTRDAAGRAATEYVAAIRRLGVDDETALRYIRSALEA, from the coding sequence ATGTTCGCCCTTACCATCGATCACGATTCATCGGTTCCCCCGTACGAGCAGTTGCGGCTGGGCGTCCTGGCCCAGGTGCGCTCGGGGGAGTTGACCGCGGGCACGAAGATCCCGACGGTGCGGGCGCTGGCCGCGGAGCTCGGACTGGCGCCGAACACGGTGGCCCGCGCGTATCGCGAGCTGGAGGCGGACGGGGTGCTGGAAACCCGGGGCCGGCAGGGCTCGTTCATCGCCTCCTCCGGCGATCCCACCCGGGACGCCGCCGGACGCGCGGCCACGGAGTATGTCGCCGCCATCCGTCGCTTGGGCGTGGACGACGAAACCGCCTTGCGCTACATCAGATCGGCGCTCGAAGCCTAA
- a CDS encoding dolichyl-phosphate-mannose--protein mannosyltransferase: MTQVTSRATAPFGTVPSWSSPAPLRPSPDFGPADTVRGWLVTAFLTVLAAVTRFTMLNYPTDAGTPVFDEKHYAPQAWQMLTGGGVEDNPGYGLVVHPPVGKQMIAIGEWMFGYNGWGWRFTAALAGTVLVLLIIRIVRRLARSTLIGAIAGILAIADGVLFVSSRIGMLDIFMALFVTAAFGCLVVERDDVRRRIALVDAQGRIGASEWGPRLGVRWWRFGAGVLLGLACGTKWSGVYFIVAFGLLSVLFDVAARRAYGVRRPWAGTILRDVGPALYALVLIPIGVYLATYWGWFASEDGVYRYAVGNQIGTGGPWAFLPDALRSLWFYSGESLNFHSTLTNSAGNHHPWESKPWTWPMGLRPMLYYYADTNVTGCGASQCVKAVMLIGTPAIWWIAFPVLGWMAWCGVVRRDWRYAAVLTGYGAALLPWFLTLDRQMYYFYAVALAPFLMMGVALVLGDILGSARGFVLPGAGSWFPRTQAGTFLPNERRSLGLLTICLYLGVVIANFIWLWPILTALPITQSNWHDHLWLPSWR; this comes from the coding sequence GTGACCCAGGTGACCTCCCGCGCGACCGCACCGTTCGGGACCGTGCCCTCGTGGTCGAGTCCCGCACCGCTGCGACCGTCGCCGGATTTCGGGCCGGCCGATACCGTGCGGGGCTGGCTGGTCACGGCGTTCCTGACGGTGCTCGCGGCGGTTACGCGGTTCACCATGCTGAACTATCCGACCGACGCGGGGACGCCCGTCTTCGACGAGAAGCACTACGCGCCGCAGGCCTGGCAGATGCTGACCGGCGGCGGAGTGGAGGACAACCCCGGGTACGGGCTGGTGGTGCATCCGCCGGTCGGTAAGCAGATGATCGCCATCGGCGAATGGATGTTCGGGTACAACGGCTGGGGCTGGCGGTTCACCGCGGCGCTCGCCGGAACGGTCCTGGTACTGCTGATCATTCGGATCGTGCGGCGGCTGGCCCGGTCCACGCTGATCGGCGCGATCGCGGGCATTCTGGCCATCGCCGACGGCGTGCTGTTCGTGTCCTCGCGCATCGGCATGCTCGACATCTTCATGGCGCTGTTCGTGACCGCGGCGTTCGGCTGTCTCGTCGTCGAACGCGACGACGTGCGCCGCCGCATCGCGCTGGTGGACGCGCAGGGCCGCATCGGGGCGAGCGAGTGGGGCCCGCGACTAGGTGTGCGCTGGTGGCGTTTCGGCGCGGGCGTGCTGCTCGGATTGGCTTGCGGTACCAAGTGGTCGGGTGTGTATTTCATCGTCGCGTTCGGCTTGCTGAGTGTGCTCTTCGATGTGGCGGCGCGGCGGGCCTACGGCGTGCGGCGGCCGTGGGCCGGCACGATACTGCGCGATGTGGGGCCCGCGCTGTACGCGCTGGTGCTGATTCCGATCGGCGTGTATCTCGCGACCTACTGGGGCTGGTTCGCCAGTGAGGACGGGGTGTACCGGTATGCGGTGGGCAATCAGATCGGCACCGGGGGGCCTTGGGCTTTCCTGCCCGACGCGCTGCGCTCACTGTGGTTCTACAGCGGCGAGTCCCTGAATTTCCATTCGACTCTGACCAATTCGGCGGGCAATCATCATCCGTGGGAATCCAAGCCGTGGACCTGGCCGATGGGCCTGCGGCCGATGCTCTACTACTACGCCGACACCAATGTGACCGGTTGCGGTGCGTCCCAGTGCGTCAAGGCCGTGATGCTGATCGGCACACCCGCTATCTGGTGGATCGCGTTCCCGGTGCTCGGCTGGATGGCGTGGTGCGGCGTGGTGCGGCGGGACTGGCGCTACGCCGCCGTGCTCACGGGTTACGGTGCGGCGCTGCTGCCCTGGTTCCTCACCCTGGATCGGCAGATGTACTACTTCTACGCGGTCGCGCTGGCGCCGTTCCTGATGATGGGCGTCGCGCTGGTACTCGGCGACATTCTCGGTTCGGCACGGGGTTTCGTGCTGCCCGGAGCGGGCTCCTGGTTCCCGCGCACGCAGGCGGGCACTTTCCTGCCGAACGAGCGGCGCAGTCTCGGCTTGCTCACGATCTGCCTGTATCTGGGCGTGGTGATCGCGAACTTCATCTGGTTGTGGCCGATTCTGACCGCACTGCCGATCACCCAGAGCAACTGGCACGACCACTTGTGGCTGCCGAGCTGGCGTTAG
- the rsmI gene encoding 16S rRNA (cytidine(1402)-2'-O)-methyltransferase — protein MTEDATAVGRLVLAATPMGDIGDASQRLRDALGSADVVAAEDTRRTKTLAKSLAVEITGRVVSFYDHVEAARIPALLADIEAGRTVLLVTDAGMPSVSDPGYRLVAACVERDLPVTCLPGPSAVTTALALSGLPVERFCFDGFPPRKGGQRREWLRSLATESRACVFFEAPHRLADCLADAVEVLGPERRAAVCRELTKTYEEVKRGTLAELAAWATTGVRGEITVVLEGAQPKSADPADLVDEVESLTAEGTGLKDACARIASEYNVSRRELYDAVLAARRDGAD, from the coding sequence GTGACGGAGGACGCGACGGCAGTGGGCCGGCTGGTGCTGGCGGCGACGCCGATGGGGGACATCGGGGACGCCTCGCAGCGGTTGCGGGATGCGCTGGGGTCGGCCGATGTCGTGGCGGCGGAGGACACCCGGCGGACCAAGACGCTGGCGAAGTCGCTCGCGGTGGAGATCACCGGCCGGGTGGTGAGCTTCTACGACCATGTGGAGGCGGCGCGAATTCCGGCGCTGCTGGCCGACATCGAGGCCGGACGCACGGTGCTGCTGGTCACCGACGCCGGCATGCCCTCGGTGAGTGATCCCGGGTACCGGCTGGTCGCGGCCTGTGTGGAACGGGATCTGCCGGTGACCTGCCTGCCCGGCCCGTCCGCGGTGACCACCGCGCTGGCGCTGTCCGGTCTGCCGGTGGAGCGCTTCTGCTTCGACGGTTTCCCGCCCCGCAAGGGCGGTCAGCGTCGGGAGTGGTTGCGTAGCTTGGCCACCGAGTCGCGTGCCTGCGTCTTCTTCGAAGCCCCGCATCGCCTCGCCGACTGCCTTGCCGACGCGGTCGAAGTGCTCGGGCCCGAGCGCCGTGCCGCCGTCTGCCGGGAACTCACCAAGACCTACGAGGAGGTCAAACGCGGCACCCTCGCCGAACTCGCCGCCTGGGCGACGACGGGCGTACGCGGTGAGATCACCGTCGTTCTCGAAGGCGCCCAGCCGAAATCCGCGGACCCCGCCGATCTGGTGGACGAGGTGGAATCCCTGACCGCCGAGGGCACCGGCTTGAAGGACGCCTGCGCTCGAATCGCAAGTGAGTACAACGTATCCCGCCGCGAACTGTACGACGCGGTGCTGGCCGCGCGCCG